TAGGCCCCGATGCCATATTCCGCGCCCAGCATTTCTGCCGCGACCAGAAGGATGATGGCGATGGCAAGGCTGATGCGAAGACCGGACAGGATCCCCGGCATGGCGCCCGGCAGGACGATCTTGCGCACGATGGACCACCAGGACAGGCCAAAGCTTTGCCCCATGCGGATCAGCGTGCGGTCGACGTTGTCGACCGCGCTGTAGGTAGCGACCACCGTGGGGGTGAATGTGCCAAAGGCGATCAGCGCATATTTCGATCCTTCTCCAATCCCGAACCAGATCACGAAAAGCGGCAGCAGCGCGATTTTCGGAATGGGGAATATGGCCGCAACCAGCGGCACCAGCCCGGAGCGGATGTAGGAAAACAGGCCGATCAGCACCCCGATACAGATACCAAGGCAGGCGCCGATGGCAGCGCCAACCGCCAGACGGGTCAGCGACGGGCTAAGGTGTTTGAACAGCATGCCGCTGTCAT
This genomic stretch from Phaeobacter gallaeciensis harbors:
- a CDS encoding ABC transporter permease, whose amino-acid sequence is MSDMTQEKPVAFRGGGFAPHSRRWVGVAVFVALILLAEWGTRTGWISALTLPRPSDVLDTFRELYDSGMLFKHLSPSLTRLAVGAAIGACLGICIGVLIGLFSYIRSGLVPLVAAIFPIPKIALLPLFVIWFGIGEGSKYALIAFGTFTPTVVATYSAVDNVDRTLIRMGQSFGLSWWSIVRKIVLPGAMPGILSGLRISLAIAIILLVAAEMLGAEYGIGAYILEAGSLYDLERLFAGVVILSLLGVITSAVIGFIERRLLGWRT